A genome region from Setaria italica strain Yugu1 chromosome III, Setaria_italica_v2.0, whole genome shotgun sequence includes the following:
- the LOC101768229 gene encoding ubiquitin carboxyl-terminal hydrolase 25 isoform X2 has product MAPTAEPSSPPPPRRPRTGPPPGLKNLGNTCYLNSVLQCLASTPPLATFCLASRHSNLCKKVFPNRDKECVFCVLERQIARLLRADAGALDSPAKIIRCIPLFAEHFRWGRQEDAHEFLRYVVDACHTAGLRMRKRLPAAIANGNCGEEEGRGQGACMVMRETFGGALLSQVKCLVCKGESNKTDEIMDISLDLPGSSSVADALARFFQPEILEGANKYSCERCKKLTSARKQMFILRSPKVLVIQLKRFEGINGGKINRNIEFKEALVLSDFMYNKNQDPQPAYNLFGCIVHSGLSPESGHYYAYVKDAIGRWFCCNDSHVSLSSSQNVLSEKVYILFYILNSKNQKPSTNGYSSTAAKSFSTNGIGISSTSSSETLKIPLVKQNGSCSTKGNALLPLKNGKIASGPLIKPIHFKNSVTEKVKSNGKENLPSKMNPEVNESATLSVSNERMTGKFVEPSKKSADGTISCGKIDDHSERKLQDANGNGHPIHSQYLGEASNGKDRAHSKRQLEEDKFKEELAESASSELRLSVWVDDVCDFMRSQKRRRIQSSGIPQDVDSMRKHLKSDSERIFRSKVPESLVENLIKRLRPYFEGIYPPNA; this is encoded by the exons ATGGCCCCGACCGCGGAGccgtcttcgccgccgccgccgcggcgcccccgCACGGGCCCACCCCCGGGGCTGAAGAACCTCGGCAACACCTGCTACCTCAACAGCGTCCTCCAGTGCCTCGCGTCCACACCGCCCCTCGCCACGttctgcctcgcctcgcgcCATTCCAACCTGT GCAAGAAAGTGTTCCCGAACAGGGACAAGGAGTGCGTGTTCTGCGTGCTCGAGCGCCAGATCGCCCGGCTCCTTCGGGCAGATGCAGGGGCGCTCGACTCGCCAGCAAAGATCATCCGCTGCATTCCCCTATTCGCTGAGCACTTCCGATGGGGGCGCCAGGAAGATGCGCACGAGTTCCTTCGCTACGTCGTAGACGCCTGTCACACTGCTGGTCTCCGCATGCGCAAGCGGTTACCCGCGGCAATTGCCAATGGAAACTGTGGTGAGGAGGAGGGCCGGGGGCAGGGTGCGTGCATGGTTATGAGGGAGACATTTGGTGGGGCGCTGCTTAGTCAGGTGAAGTGCCTTGTGTGCAAGGGAGAGTCAAACAAGACAGACGAGATAATGGATATCAGTCTTGATCTACCTGGGAGCAGTTCTGTTGCTGATGCCCTTGCTCGCTTCTTTCAGCCGGAGATCTTGGAGGGTGCGAACAAATATAGTTGCGAAAG ATGCAAAAAGCTCACCTCAGCACGTAAGCAAATGTTTATACTCAGGTCACCTAAGGTGCTTGTCATACAACTCAAG AGGTTTGAGGGGATAAATGGTGGAAAGATAAACAGGAATATAGAATTCAAGGAGGCTCTTGTTCTTTCTGACTTCATGTATAATAAAAACCAG GATCCACAACCAGCATATAATCTTTTTGGCTGTATCGTCCACTCAGGGCTCTCTCCCGAGTCTGGTCACTACTATGCATATGTTAAG GATGCTATTGGTCGATGGTTTTGTTGTAACGATTCTCATGTCTCCCTATCAAGCTCTCAGAATGTTTTGTCTGAGAAGGTCTATATCCTATTTTATATACTGAATTCGAAAAATCAAAAGCCTAGTACAAATGGTTACTCTTCTACTGCAGCTAAGTCTTTCAGCACCAATGGAATTGGCATATCAAGCACCTCATCTAGTGAGACCTTGAAGATACCTTTGGTAAAACAGAATGGTTCATGTTCTACCAAAGGTAATGCATTGCTGCCCCTGAAGAATGGCAAGATTGCATCAGGTCCACTTATCAAGCCGATTCACTTTAAGAATAGTGTGACAGAAAAGGTTAAGTCAAATGGCAAAGAAAACCTCCCTTCAAAAATGAACCCAGAAGTTAATGAGAGTGCTACACTGTCAGTATCAAATGAGCGCATGACTGGAAAATTTGTGGAACCCAGTAAAAAGAGTGCCGATGGTACTATTTCTTGTGGAAAGATTGATGATCATTCAGAAAGAAAATTGCAGGATGCAAATGGAAATGGCCATCCAATTCATTCCCAGTATCTTGGTGAGGCAAGTAATG GCAAGGATAGAGCGCACTCGAAACGCCAACTTGAAGAAGACAAGTTTAAGGAAGA GCTTGCTGAGTCAGCTTCTTCTGAGCTTCGGCTGTCTGTTTGGGTGGATGATGTCTGTGATTTTATGCGCTCACAAAAGAGACGGCGAATTCAAAGCTCAGGCATTCCTCAAGATGTTGATTCAATGAG AAAACACCTAAAATCAGATTCTGAAAGAATATTTAGATCAAAAGTTCCGGAGTCACTGGTGGAAAATCTCATTAAACGCCTGAGACCATACTTTGAGGGCATATATCCACCAAATGCTTAG
- the LOC101768229 gene encoding ubiquitin carboxyl-terminal hydrolase 25 isoform X1, which yields MAPTAEPSSPPPPRRPRTGPPPGLKNLGNTCYLNSVLQCLASTPPLATFCLASRHSNLCKKVFPNRDKECVFCVLERQIARLLRADAGALDSPAKIIRCIPLFAEHFRWGRQEDAHEFLRYVVDACHTAGLRMRKRLPAAIANGNCGEEEGRGQGACMVMRETFGGALLSQVKCLVCKGESNKTDEIMDISLDLPGSSSVADALARFFQPEILEGANKYSCERCKKLTSARKQMFILRSPKVLVIQLKRFEGINGGKINRNIEFKEALVLSDFMYNKNQDPQPAYNLFGCIVHSGLSPESGHYYAYVKDAIGRWFCCNDSHVSLSSSQNVLSEKVYILFYILNSKNQKPSTNGYSSTAAKSFSTNGIGISSTSSSETLKIPLVKQNGSCSTKGNALLPLKNGKIASGPLIKPIHFKNSVTEKVKSNGKENLPSKMNPEVNESATLSVSNERMTGKFVEPSKKSADGTISCGKIDDHSERKLQDANGNGHPIHSQYLGEASNGNTTCAQQYSEKSSGALASKSPVLHHEIEESANSVKDVVISGKDRAHSKRQLEEDKFKEELAESASSELRLSVWVDDVCDFMRSQKRRRIQSSGIPQDVDSMRKHLKSDSERIFRSKVPESLVENLIKRLRPYFEGIYPPNA from the exons ATGGCCCCGACCGCGGAGccgtcttcgccgccgccgccgcggcgcccccgCACGGGCCCACCCCCGGGGCTGAAGAACCTCGGCAACACCTGCTACCTCAACAGCGTCCTCCAGTGCCTCGCGTCCACACCGCCCCTCGCCACGttctgcctcgcctcgcgcCATTCCAACCTGT GCAAGAAAGTGTTCCCGAACAGGGACAAGGAGTGCGTGTTCTGCGTGCTCGAGCGCCAGATCGCCCGGCTCCTTCGGGCAGATGCAGGGGCGCTCGACTCGCCAGCAAAGATCATCCGCTGCATTCCCCTATTCGCTGAGCACTTCCGATGGGGGCGCCAGGAAGATGCGCACGAGTTCCTTCGCTACGTCGTAGACGCCTGTCACACTGCTGGTCTCCGCATGCGCAAGCGGTTACCCGCGGCAATTGCCAATGGAAACTGTGGTGAGGAGGAGGGCCGGGGGCAGGGTGCGTGCATGGTTATGAGGGAGACATTTGGTGGGGCGCTGCTTAGTCAGGTGAAGTGCCTTGTGTGCAAGGGAGAGTCAAACAAGACAGACGAGATAATGGATATCAGTCTTGATCTACCTGGGAGCAGTTCTGTTGCTGATGCCCTTGCTCGCTTCTTTCAGCCGGAGATCTTGGAGGGTGCGAACAAATATAGTTGCGAAAG ATGCAAAAAGCTCACCTCAGCACGTAAGCAAATGTTTATACTCAGGTCACCTAAGGTGCTTGTCATACAACTCAAG AGGTTTGAGGGGATAAATGGTGGAAAGATAAACAGGAATATAGAATTCAAGGAGGCTCTTGTTCTTTCTGACTTCATGTATAATAAAAACCAG GATCCACAACCAGCATATAATCTTTTTGGCTGTATCGTCCACTCAGGGCTCTCTCCCGAGTCTGGTCACTACTATGCATATGTTAAG GATGCTATTGGTCGATGGTTTTGTTGTAACGATTCTCATGTCTCCCTATCAAGCTCTCAGAATGTTTTGTCTGAGAAGGTCTATATCCTATTTTATATACTGAATTCGAAAAATCAAAAGCCTAGTACAAATGGTTACTCTTCTACTGCAGCTAAGTCTTTCAGCACCAATGGAATTGGCATATCAAGCACCTCATCTAGTGAGACCTTGAAGATACCTTTGGTAAAACAGAATGGTTCATGTTCTACCAAAGGTAATGCATTGCTGCCCCTGAAGAATGGCAAGATTGCATCAGGTCCACTTATCAAGCCGATTCACTTTAAGAATAGTGTGACAGAAAAGGTTAAGTCAAATGGCAAAGAAAACCTCCCTTCAAAAATGAACCCAGAAGTTAATGAGAGTGCTACACTGTCAGTATCAAATGAGCGCATGACTGGAAAATTTGTGGAACCCAGTAAAAAGAGTGCCGATGGTACTATTTCTTGTGGAAAGATTGATGATCATTCAGAAAGAAAATTGCAGGATGCAAATGGAAATGGCCATCCAATTCATTCCCAGTATCTTGGTGAGGCAAGTAATGGTAATACCACATGTGCTCAACAGTATTCTGAGAAATCATCTGGTGCCCTTGCCTCTAAAAGTCCAGTTTTACATCATGAAATCGAAGAGTCTGCAAACTCAGTAAAGGATGTGGTGATTTCAGGCAAGGATAGAGCGCACTCGAAACGCCAACTTGAAGAAGACAAGTTTAAGGAAGA GCTTGCTGAGTCAGCTTCTTCTGAGCTTCGGCTGTCTGTTTGGGTGGATGATGTCTGTGATTTTATGCGCTCACAAAAGAGACGGCGAATTCAAAGCTCAGGCATTCCTCAAGATGTTGATTCAATGAG AAAACACCTAAAATCAGATTCTGAAAGAATATTTAGATCAAAAGTTCCGGAGTCACTGGTGGAAAATCTCATTAAACGCCTGAGACCATACTTTGAGGGCATATATCCACCAAATGCTTAG